TAGGTCCCCAGGGTTTGTTGTGTTTGCTGTTTAGTGGCCTTCTTTTGACTAACTCTGTAATGTTTGCATTCTCTGCTATGACCACTGCAGTCTCTGATTCATTAGCTTAGTGGTCAGCTAATAACCAGACAGATTTCCTTAAATGCTTTGAACCAGTAAGTCTGTCTTGCTAAAGTGCTCTATCTGGGATATGCCTTCAAAACTCCAGCATGTAGTTTACAACTGTGGCTTACCTTTCACTTCCTGCTGGCACAGAGCCTCAATGTCTGCTACAGGTGAGGTTAGtgccttctatttttttcttggacaTGCCAACAGTCTTGCACAAACGCGTGGCCTTCAAGATTCCCAGGAACATAATGGAACTTTTCAAAGCCCTctacatttcctactttttagTCAGCTGCTTTTTAGCCCCACATGCCTCAGGCAACTGCTGTGTTAAACAGCGGCAGGGAACTATTTTTTACAAACACCATGAAGATAGAGCTTTTTAAGCAAAGTGAGCTGAGTCCAGTCAAAGACACACTCAGAGAAAAAAGGCTTTTCAGTGAGGTTCCAGAAAGGCCAAGAGTGATAATTCACTGGAGTGTGATTTTTGGGGAGTTTTGAGGCTATTTGGGGGGAAACTTAAACTTTTCTGAATAGAAGTGGGAATTTAAGAGATGCCTTTTCTCACTTGGCATTTCAGTTACTTCACATTTAGTGATCCAAATCAGAATCCCGAGCCTTTGTCTTCTCAAATGTATACAAAAGAAATACTGTCTTCCTAAGGTTCAAAGGGTTAGAAATGATATAAtgcaaaatttattacaaagctaaagtaatcaaaatagtgtAGTACTTGCATAAGGacaaacatatagaccaatggaatacaacatccagaaataaaccctcacatatgATTTAGAACAAGAGCACCAAGATCATTCAGTGGAGAAAGGGctaagaaaactggatatccaaatacaaatgaacaaagctggacgctgacctttcaccatatacaaaactcacaatggatcaaagactaagagctaaaactataaaactcttaaaagaggaaaatcttcatgacattggGTTTGGCAATCTTCTTGAATATGACACCAATAGcatagccaaaagaaaaaagacatacacTAGActtcaccaaaataaaaaaattctgtacATCAAAGGACTCTATCAAGGGAATcaaaagaaaacctaaagaatgggagaaaatatttgcaaatcatgtatctgataatgGATTACTAACTAGAATAAAGAATGCCCACGACTCAACAATAACAGAACCCAGTCAAAAATGGGTGAAGGACttgaatacacatacacatttctcCATAGAAAatgcacaaatggccaataagtacagaaaaagatgctcagcatcacaagctattagggaaatgcaaattaaaaccacaatgaaaggAGACAGCCAGCAAGACAGCTATCATAAGGATACccattagtaattttaaaaagaagaaaagaaaataacaagtgttataGAGGATGCGGAAAAACCAGAACGCTTGTTCATTggtggtaggaatataaaataatgaagctgctatggaaaacagtttggagtccctcaaaaaattaaacatagaattatcatatgatgcAGTAATTCTATTCCTtcatatatacccaaaataacaGAAGGCAGAACTCAATTATATACTTCTACAATAATGTTcactgcagtattattcacaataccaaaagtctccaacagatgaatggataaacaaaatgtggcatatacatacaatattattcagccataaataggaatgaaattctgatacatgctatcaCGTGAACCTTGAAAATAATGTGTGATTCCACTTAATATGAGGcacctaaaatagtcaaattcaaaaagagaaagtagaatagaggttgcTAGGGGTTAAGAAGAagagaaatgcattattttaattgcacacagtttctgtttggggtgatgaaaaagttttacAAGTAGACAGCGGTAATCATTACACAACAGTGAATGTACCTGACCCCACTGAATTACatgctttaaaatggttaaaactgTAAATTTGGTTATGTATATGTTACCATAAAAAAATTTAGAACTAAGTACCCAAAGCCTTCACGCCACTTGTGGTGAGCCTTTTGTTCCTCAGTTGAGATAGtgataaaagaaattaattagATAATACTTTTTGAAACCTTGGTTGGTAGTGATGGCCAATAGCATCGCCTCTCCCTGTACCccaacacacatccacacacacacaaaatacactcaATACCCTATCAAATACCTAGAATTATATTTCACAAAGGATTACACAACCAGTAATGTCACTAATGATGCAGTTTATATCCTCCCATACTGACAGATAAAAACACATACATTCTCTAAGCACAAAGCTTATATTCACAAATAACTCTCTGCTTAAAGACAAAATTTCAATTAATAACCACAATGGGAATTTAGTTATTTAATGCAACTACGAATCTAATGTCATCAACAAAATCTAAACAGTTTTATCACAAAACCAGGGTTATATTCAGTGGGCATGCATTAATAATCTATACAACTTTAACATTACACCAGAAAAGGAATTGAATATATAAAGTTCCCTTGATTTTTGGTGGTTTTCAAATTTCATGGCACagattaccaaaaaaaaacaaaacacaaaaaaacctgtaaaaacagattttaaatattttccataaaatggtaaaaaattgaatatataccttttaagTTTTCACACCGGGCTGAAGATTTAAAACATCAAGCTGGCCCCAATCTGTCAAAACTGACagataaatatttacaatgaCTAGACAGACTTTAGTTACAAAGGTACTGGAGGTCTACACCCTCCTATCAAAAACCCTTTAGGGTTAATTTCTCAATGCAAACAAGTCTTTTTAAATACTGTGATATATAAAGTTGGAAATATACCTAGAGTCTGGAGAGAGATGAAATATAACACCCAAGTCAATCTTATTTCCGATCTGTCAACAAAGCTTTCTGGCTCCCAAACACCCAACACTGTTcctcaatataaaaattaagaacagTAGAATGACTTTACCCTACTGGCTGACGTTTTTCTACAGAATTATCTTTCACTACATATCAAAGCAGGGCTCAAGCTCCATTAACCTTCGACACAGTGTAATTAGAAGAGCACCAAATTTATAAACTGATGTGGCAACCCAAAATGATATAATTTTCCAATGGAAACAAGCTTTTTTCCATTGTTCTGTGTGCCATGTTATTCTTGAAACTTATATggctacaaataagaaaaaaattagggaaGCTTTGAACATATCTTGTACTTTTCATCAAGGCTAAAGTGCAAAATATCTCCATTATCTCTGGTATTTTAATGGGGAAAAACATCACATATAATACAGGAAATGAAATGACAGCAGAACTAATACAAAAAAAGCACTCTCAAACTTACACTTGAAGACTATATTTTACTaccaatttaatttttctttcttcagcaaAATCTGTCAATGAACCAAGTTCTCACAgaacttaaaattttgtttgattCTTTCCAGGACCAGAAATTCCAAAATTACGgggaaaaagaatggaaaaaaaataacattgcaTGACAATGGACACTAAGTTCATAaagaacttctttttaaaatgagatattatGGAAGAAAATACCATGAAAAGAATAATCCTATGAGAATTGTTTTTAAGGACAGTAAATTTGAGCCTTGGGTCTTCATGAAGATACTACAGTTTATatagaaaactataaatataCAAGACtccggggggaaaaaaaagtcagaatacataatatttaacattctgtACGACTAAAGTCTTTTGAGGGTAGCAGGAAAAGGACAGCCAACTGAATCTTGTAAGAATACAGAAACTATGAAAAATTCCTGGGTCAAAACGGTGCTCCAAGTGGAAACACactctgtggggaaaaaaaaaaaaacacaagaaactttagatatatttttttaaaggaaagaaaaaaatactgaataatTGCAGTCCCTTCCAAAAAGGAAACCTTAAATTAAGGGGAAAAGATTTGAATAGCATAAACCAGTCTGGCTCAGAAAGAAAATTGAACAACATATCCAAGATCTGTCCATAAAAGTAATGCCAGTACATctttaatattaaagaaatagGCTATAAAAAAGTTCAGTCTCAGAATTGGTTTTTAAAGGCTCATTTGTGTTCCTTTGTAGGTGCGTAGTAAAGTTCCATGGGTTTGTTCACTTTCCAGTATTTCTCACTGACCAATTCCAAAGAAAAAGAGCCATTTAAtacctaaaacaaaaaagaaagaaaaaaattatgaaaactgcACAAACcacaataataatgaaatgaaacTAAAATAGAAGCccacagaatctttttttttcaaatcttagaAATAACTACTTGTCACTTAACACTGTTACggttttttacattatttattagaTTCTACCCCACCACCTGCCACTCAGTTGGTCAATGTGCTCCCAGTTTCAACagtctattattttaaatactcaCAGTGAACTGGCCACTGGCTGTTGCTATATAAATGGTATACTGCTTCTCACTGGCTGTATCAAGGTTCATCTGGTTTGATTCACCTTTGCTTCGAAGTTCTTCTAAAGCTAACCTCACAGCCAGATACTTGGATAAGTGATCAACAGTGGCGTTACCAGAAGTCTTTATGTATCTAGAagaataaatcattaaaaatttcatttctagAAAATGCCAATGAGAAAAATGTACTGAAATTATGGAACAtttaatacatttcttaaaaactAAGTAAAATGGAAATGTCTCAATTATTGACAAAATAATATCAGAAATTTACTGCTCTACAATCTAAATTTCTTATGGATACGTACAGAAGAGGAGAAAGTAAACACTCAATATCTTACTGTCAGGCCACGAAAGCTTTACCTACCTTACCTTCTGCAAAATGAGATACACAGTgacaaaaatcaaacagaaaaatacacaaagtacTAAgggggaaaaaggaacatatcCCCCAAACCCTAATGACCAGAATCTGTTGGCTATAGCAGCAACAGAAACAGAATAGAAGCAAATTTCTTATTGTCTAagaattaaaatgtctttttaagaCTAACCATAGAAATGTTcatttgggccgggtgtggtggctcacgcttgtaatcccaacattttgggaggctgaggtgggtggatcacttgaggtcaggagttcgagaccagcctggccaacatggtgaaaccccatctctactaaaaatacaaaaatcagccaggtgttgtggtgggcgcctgtaatcccagctacttgggaggctgaggcaggagaatagcttgaactcgggaggcaaaggttgcagtgagccaagattgcgccactgcactccagcctgggagacagagcaagactctatctcaaaaaaaaaaaaaaaaaaaaagaggctgggcacagtggcttgggcctgtaatcccagcagtttgggaggccaaggcaggcggatcacgaggtccagagatcgagacgatcctggccaacatagtgaaaccccgtccctactaaaaatacaaaaattagctgggcttggtggcgtgagcctgtagtcccagctactcgggaggctgaggcaggagaatcgcttgaacccaggaggcggaggctacagtgaaccgagatcgcaccactgcactccagcctagcgacacagcaagactctatctcaaaaaaaaaagttaatttgaggattttaaaacataatgtaTCATTCAATCcctcattcaatgaatatttgatgCTTATCTGTACTCAATGGCAGGCAGTGTGCTGGAGATACAGTGGTAAAGTAGCCATTCTTGCCAGCATGAGTTTTAGAGCCTACTGGTACTCTAGTATCATTGCTGAGAAATTTGAATGGGCCCCTTTACCTTCTCTACCAAGGAGAGTCATTCCTTTCAGATGTGCAACTTTGGGTGGAAAGCAcatgagggaggaaggaagaaaacaacaaTCTAGGCAGCTAGTAACCGAACCCCCGCAATCAATGGGATGACAAATACTGCTCCTACTTCTTACACAAGACTGCCTTTTACCTCCAAATTAAACATTCTGAATTTAAGTAATCTGAAACTAATCCACACACTTACCTCGTCTGTGCACTGTCATCTTTTTCCATAAGTGTGGGATGAGGCCTGAATACTAATTCAATTTCACTAGCACCATCCATTACTGGATCAATTGCCATTGCTGCATTGTTATTATCAAGCTCAAGCCCAGAATCATCAGATGTTTTGGTCCGTTTGTTACTAGGGCCTGCTTCCTGATTGCTATGTGTGGAGGCATTACTGCAGTGTGAACTGTCACCATTATCTTCTGCTCCACTACCATTTTCAATCTGTTGTTTCTTGCCTCGCTGCAGTCTagtcaagggggaaaaaaggatgcataaaatttacttttgggCCTTTAAAGTAACAAATCTGAAGCATGTTTGCTACTGAACTTAAGAATTCCAAAAAATACTGGTAACTGAATTTGCTCTGAGTTGGATGACATTGTTTCCCACACCTTCCTGAAAGGTCTAAAAAATCTCTCTCACTCACAGGCAAACAtttaataatttaacaaatgtttctaTTCACTTAATAATtttactggccaggcacggtggttcacacctgtaaactcaacacattgagaggccaagatgagaggagcttgaggccaggaatttgagaccagcttgggcaacaaagtgagaccctgtctctaccaacaacaaaaaattttaattagctgggcgtggtggcacacctatcatctcagctactcgggaggctgagacaggaggatggcttgagcccaggagttcaagggcgcAGTAAACTAGGATGGctccactgtactctggcctgggccaaAGTGAGATgctctctcttaaaaataaatttctttattaaaCCAAAGACTATAAGAACTAATTGACAAATCTTTATATTCTGATCATTTTCTCTCATGGGGTTACAGGTCTGAAGAAAGGCATGATTCAGATACGAAAATGTAAAAGTTCTTAGGGAAGATATTTATGCCTCTTTAAAGAAATTCTTAAGGAAACAAAATTTAAGAAGAATAGTAAGTACTTCTTCCCTGCTGACCTTCTGCCAAGTCAGCTAAGGCAATACAAAATGACTGAGGAAAATGCGATGGTATCTAAATAACCAATGTGGATACAGAAGCTGCTCTCTAACAAGCTCAGATACTAAAGCTAATTACCAGGCAAGGCACTTTATACATACAATCTTGTTTACTCTTCAAAACAACCTGTCAAGGCAGTTACCATTAATGTCATTTTCTAGttgagaaatgcaaagaaaactcAGGTacaagattaaataatttgcctacAGTTACACAACTAGTAAGTGCCAGAGCTAGAGCTAGGATGTGAACCTGACCACATTCTTTCTACCACATTGCCTGTCTCCCTACCTGtatagataagaaaaagaaggaatatataatgaaaaagaaatatgaaagaatGCCTCGCACTTGTAAGAATATTGTCATTATGTTTATTGCCAGAACAAGGAAATAACAGTCCAGTGGTTAGGAAAGATGCTCAAGAACGCAtgctttaataaaaaaaaaaaaatcctgcttatAAAATTCATAGATCATTGCAAAACCAAGAGGGGATGACTAGTATGTTAAATAACAAActgattcaaaaatatataagcacacacaatggaatattattcagccctaaaaaggaaggaaatcctgccacatACAATATGAACAGACATGCTGAGGTCATTTAAGTAATATAAACCAGGCACAAAAGTACAAATACGTAACTTGGTGGCCTATAGTcaagtaaaaagagaaataaataacagtaaataacaacaacaacaaaaaaaccccaaaaatacaaatactgcTTGAGTTCACTTATGTGAGGTATCTAAAGaagtcaaattcataaaacaaagtAGAATGACAGTTACCGGGAactgggggagggagaaatgaGGCGTTAATGCTTAATGGATACAGGATTTCAATTTtataagatgaaaagagttctgtagattggctgcacaacattgtgaGTGTTCAGCTTTGAGGAGCCaatcgtttaaaaaaaaaatgtacttaacactactgaactctACACTTACAAATGGTTAAGATGGAAAATTCTGTTATATGTCTTTTaccataatttttgaaaaaaagttatGAACAGGCTAAAATAATGGGACAAAAAATTAATAGCATAACATAAAGACTAAAATATCTTCTAAAATCCACAACTAAAGCAAATGAAAAGTTATTTTAGTTGACCATAAATTACAATGACCTAACAGGTTTATTAAGactcaatatatttatttttatcccaCACCTTTCCAAAAAAGGATTGATGTGACAGAGCTACATTAATGTAACTGCAGGCAGCGTTTAAAGAATAATGTTCATATAAAGAACATTAAATTGTCTATTATATCCTACATTTATCAAATCACATCTATAATACTACATACTGTCCTGATGGTAGCATTTTAAGAATGACACCAATCTTGAGTATCATATGAGGAacaaaaaggaaatgaggaaTGTGAATATTAAGCCTTTAGAGGGACATGTACGAACATATACCTCATAAAAGTATTTGTAAACAAAGAAGTAGAATctgaaatatatgtaaaagtCAACATAAGTATTTCAACATAAGACAAACCCAGACTGCTGCACACAAGAGACTAATTTTAATTCAATATAAAGGAAGAACTTAAAAATTCACACATcgataaatatttactaagcagcTACTACTTTAAGCCAAGCATGGTTCTAAATAATGGTGTTAATAAGAATCAATGATACTGACATAGTCTCTTCCCTCTTAGGGGTCATATTCTAGCGTAGCAGGTAACACATGAGAGAGTGATACgtgctatggggaaaaaaattaaggaattacAGAGTCCTAGAATGGAAGATGAGAACTTAAGCAGATACCTGCTAAGAAAGTGAGGTAGTGTGCCATGTGGATTATTTGGAAGAAGAAGGTTCCTGAAATAAAGTAGTGTAAGTACAAAGGCTCTGAGGCAGAAGCATGCTTGGTGAGTCTGAAGAACAGTAAGGAAGCTGTAATAAAGTTGCCAACAAAAGAAAGGAGTGCCTATCATACAGCCTCACCACTAGAAACGCACAAGCAAAACCAAAAGAATATTTGCAAGGAGAGTCTTGCTTTTAGTAAAAGGCTAAACTGAACAACCATTAAAGTCCTTCCAACGCTTAGGAatgtaaaattcttttaaaaataaatacacttaaCATTTAGTACATTATACTTGGGTAAACAGAGTGATAGGTCAGTTTAATACTGTTAGAATGGAGCACATCTTTTAACCTTTAAGCCAGTGGTTTTTGACCTTGACTACACTCCAGAATCATCTATGGAAACTTAAAAgcagaaatgcctggatgctGATTACTGGGACGGGGATGATGCCTAAAGCCTTGAGATTTAAAAGTTTTGAGTGAGTCTGATGTTCAGCCAAGGCGAAAACCACTAGGCTGAGATGGGACTTTACTATTATCTCCTTCTATGGAAAATAATGATTCTCTCCTTGAGGCCTGAATACATCAGACGATAATgtcagagaggaaaagaagatgAGGGTAAGGAAAATGGCCACCTTATATAGGGTCATTAAAGTCTTTTGGTTTCTAGCCTGAATGTGAATAGAAGCTATTAGAGGGCTCTGAGCAAAGGAAAACCAtgattttcctttcaatttaacAGTATCTCTGGCTGCTGTGCTGAGAATAGGCTGTGTGGGAGTAAGCATGGGAAGTAGAAAAACCAGTTGGGAACTTATTTCAATACATCAAATGAAAGATTGTTGTGGCCTGAATGAATCTGGATATACTATggagaaagcaaaaaatatttatttacagacTGGAATACAGGATgtgtgaaagaaatttaaaagcgaCTCCAAGGTCgggtgtggtggatcacacctgtaatcccagcactttgggaggctgagccaggcagatcacgaggtcaggagttgagaccagcctggccaatatggtaaaaccccgtctctagaaaaaaaatacaaaaattagctgggtgtggtggtgtgcgcctgtagtcccagccgctcaagaggctaaagcaggagaatcgctggaacccaggaggcagaggttgcagtgagccaagatggtgccactgcactctggcctgggcgacagagcaagactccaactcaaaaaataaaaaaaaaattaaaaaaaaccgaCTCCAAAGTTTTTGGCTTAAGCAAGTAGAATGATGGAATTGCCATCAACCAAAATGAAT
The DNA window shown above is from Symphalangus syndactylus isolate Jambi chromosome 19, NHGRI_mSymSyn1-v2.1_pri, whole genome shotgun sequence and carries:
- the RNF2 gene encoding E3 ubiquitin-protein ligase RING2 isoform X1 — translated: MSQAVQTNGTQPLSKTWELSLYELQRTPQEAITDGLEIVVSPRSLHSELMCPICLDMLKNTMTTKECLHRFCADCIITALRSGNKECPTCRKKLVSKRSLRPDPNFDALISKIYPSRDEYEAHQERVLARINKHNNQQALSHSIEEGLKIQAMNRLQRGKKQQIENGSGAEDNGDSSHCSNASTHSNQEAGPSNKRTKTSDDSGLELDNNNAAMAIDPVMDGASEIELVFRPHPTLMEKDDSAQTRYIKTSGNATVDHLSKYLAVRLALEELRSKGESNQMNLDTASEKQYTIYIATASGQFTVLNGSFSLELVSEKYWKVNKPMELYYAPTKEHK
- the RNF2 gene encoding E3 ubiquitin-protein ligase RING2 isoform X3 — its product is MSQAVQTNGTQPLSKTWELSLYELQRTPQEAITDGLEIVVSPRSLHSELMCPICLDMLKNTMTTKECLHRFCADCIITALRSGLQRGKKQQIENGSGAEDNGDSSHCSNASTHSNQEAGPSNKRTKTSDDSGLELDNNNAAMAIDPVMDGASEIELVFRPHPTLMEKDDSAQTRYIKTSGNATVDHLSKYLAVRLALEELRSKGESNQMNLDTASEKQYTIYIATASGQFTVLNGSFSLELVSEKYWKVNKPMELYYAPTKEHK
- the RNF2 gene encoding E3 ubiquitin-protein ligase RING2 isoform X2; this translates as MCPICLDMLKNTMTTKECLHRFCADCIITALRSGNKECPTCRKKLVSKRSLRPDPNFDALISKIYPSRDEYEAHQERVLARINKHNNQQALSHSIEEGLKIQAMNRLQRGKKQQIENGSGAEDNGDSSHCSNASTHSNQEAGPSNKRTKTSDDSGLELDNNNAAMAIDPVMDGASEIELVFRPHPTLMEKDDSAQTRYIKTSGNATVDHLSKYLAVRLALEELRSKGESNQMNLDTASEKQYTIYIATASGQFTVLNGSFSLELVSEKYWKVNKPMELYYAPTKEHK